A window from Fibrobacter sp. encodes these proteins:
- a CDS encoding M20/M25/M40 family metallo-hydrolase, with product MQEQLKKTIHDKMPEYIEQLRQLVRIPSISFDNFDQKFVLESAEAVKKMFIDAGLTNVQFLLPESGRPTVYGESLTSPDKPTILLYAHHDVQPPMREALWNTKPFEATVSADGERLFGRGTADDKAGIITHLAALEQVRAWKKQDGPNLKFIIEGEEESGSAGFEGLLKAHAQLLKSDAVIIADLGNFAKRTPSITATLRGMSAISVVLRSTKAPLHSGSWSGPIPDPGQALCRIIASLTDGTGKILIPHFEDGLVPPTAEELTSYKSLGMTEKIFRNDGGVLDSVKLKCSEDEILETLWRKPSLVVTAMEVGSRTNAGNVLQDSAYARIGIRLAPGMDAVRCTQLLVDFIKKQVPYGLACEIETEDGANPFVTDTDHPFFKKMSEAMASAYGTETKIVGCGASIPGAELFRSILGDIPILMTGLEDPECNAHGENESLYLPDFESGILSETLFFGGLC from the coding sequence ATGCAGGAACAACTGAAAAAGACCATTCACGACAAAATGCCGGAGTACATTGAACAGCTCCGCCAGTTGGTTCGTATTCCCTCCATCAGTTTCGACAATTTCGACCAGAAGTTTGTCCTTGAATCCGCTGAAGCCGTCAAGAAGATGTTCATTGACGCGGGTCTCACCAACGTACAGTTCCTGCTTCCCGAAAGCGGCCGCCCCACGGTCTACGGTGAAAGCCTCACCAGCCCGGACAAGCCCACCATCCTTTTGTACGCCCATCACGACGTGCAGCCGCCCATGCGCGAAGCCCTTTGGAATACCAAGCCCTTCGAAGCAACCGTCAGTGCCGATGGCGAAAGGCTCTTTGGCCGTGGCACCGCCGACGACAAGGCAGGTATCATCACCCACCTTGCAGCTCTTGAACAGGTTCGCGCTTGGAAAAAGCAGGATGGTCCAAACCTTAAGTTTATCATCGAAGGCGAAGAAGAATCCGGCAGCGCCGGATTCGAGGGCCTGTTGAAGGCCCATGCCCAGCTCCTGAAAAGCGACGCAGTCATTATTGCGGACCTGGGCAACTTCGCCAAGAGAACGCCCTCCATTACAGCCACCCTCCGTGGCATGAGCGCCATCTCTGTCGTACTCCGCTCTACAAAGGCGCCCCTTCATTCCGGTTCCTGGTCAGGCCCTATTCCCGACCCAGGTCAGGCTCTCTGCCGTATCATTGCAAGCCTTACTGACGGCACCGGCAAGATCCTCATCCCCCATTTCGAGGATGGACTTGTACCGCCTACGGCCGAGGAACTTACCTCCTACAAGAGCCTGGGCATGACCGAGAAAATCTTCCGTAACGACGGCGGCGTACTGGACAGCGTCAAGCTCAAATGCAGCGAAGACGAAATCCTGGAAACCCTATGGCGCAAGCCCAGCCTGGTGGTGACCGCCATGGAAGTGGGCAGCCGTACCAACGCCGGAAACGTCCTTCAGGACAGCGCCTATGCCCGAATCGGCATTCGCCTTGCTCCCGGCATGGACGCAGTACGCTGCACACAGCTGCTGGTAGACTTTATCAAGAAACAGGTTCCCTATGGCCTCGCCTGCGAAATCGAGACCGAAGACGGAGCCAACCCCTTTGTCACTGATACGGATCACCCCTTCTTCAAGAAGATGAGCGAAGCCATGGCCTCCGCCTACGGAACCGAAACCAAGATTGTCGGCTGCGGCGCAAGCATCCCCGGCGCAGAACTTTTCCGTAGCATCCTCGGCGACATTCCCATTCTCATGACCGGTCTCGAAGACCCTGAATGCAACGCCCACGGAGAAAACGAAAGCCTTTACCTGCCAGACTTCGAAAGCGGCATCCTGTCGGAAACCCTGTTCTTTGGAGGCCTCTGCTAA
- a CDS encoding ABC transporter permease, with amino-acid sequence MKIRLTTETKNRLKRFRKNKRAFYSLIVLVVAYLLSLTSPWTVNDEPLVLRYQGKTYFPAFVQYSEKEFGGSYDTEQDYAKLFADVRECEEDAAEGFTRAGGCPETWAIMPPVAHDPLKADLDDDGTPPYAPSAKHWLGTDSNGRDVLARLIHGFRICISFSLLLTVLGTLLGIVIGGIQGYLGKFWDTGMQRMIEIWSSLPMLYVVILIGSIYGRSFWLLILIMAAFNWISLSYYMRAEFLKLRNMTYVQSAKVLGMSHRHIFFKEILPNAMTPVVTLFPFTLIGGIGSLTSLDFLGFGLQPPTPSWGELMSQGLNNLYAPWISVSTVAALFVTLLLTTFVGEGVRDAMDPKSGDRYE; translated from the coding sequence ATGAAAATCCGTCTTACCACAGAGACCAAGAATAGATTGAAACGTTTCCGCAAGAACAAGCGGGCGTTCTATTCCTTGATTGTCCTGGTGGTTGCCTATCTTCTTTCGTTGACCAGTCCTTGGACGGTGAACGACGAACCTCTGGTGCTCCGCTATCAAGGCAAGACTTATTTCCCGGCATTTGTCCAGTACAGCGAAAAGGAGTTCGGTGGCAGTTACGATACGGAGCAGGACTATGCCAAGCTTTTTGCCGATGTTCGTGAGTGCGAGGAAGATGCCGCCGAAGGTTTTACCCGCGCCGGGGGCTGTCCCGAGACGTGGGCAATTATGCCTCCTGTTGCACATGATCCCCTGAAGGCGGATCTTGACGATGATGGTACTCCTCCATATGCCCCCAGTGCAAAGCATTGGCTGGGAACCGATAGCAACGGCCGTGACGTGCTGGCCCGCCTCATTCACGGCTTTAGAATTTGTATCAGCTTTAGCTTGCTCTTGACTGTTCTTGGCACCTTGCTGGGAATTGTCATTGGCGGAATCCAGGGCTACCTTGGTAAGTTCTGGGATACGGGCATGCAGCGCATGATTGAAATCTGGTCGTCGTTACCTATGCTCTATGTGGTAATCTTGATCGGAAGCATCTACGGACGAAGCTTCTGGCTATTGATCTTGATCATGGCCGCGTTCAACTGGATTTCCTTGAGCTACTACATGCGTGCGGAATTCCTGAAGCTTCGCAACATGACCTATGTGCAGTCCGCCAAGGTTCTTGGCATGAGCCATCGTCATATTTTCTTCAAGGAAATTCTGCCCAATGCCATGACCCCGGTGGTGACCTTGTTCCCCTTTACCCTTATCGGCGGTATCGGTAGCTTGACTTCCCTGGACTTTTTGGGCTTTGGACTTCAGCCGCCTACACCTAGCTGGGGCGAACTGATGAGCCAGGGCCTCAACAATCTTTACGCCCCCTGGATTTCGGTAAGCACTGTGGCTGCTCTTTTTGTGACTTTGCTCTTGACCACCTTCGTGGGAGAAGGTGTCCGTGATGCAATGGATCCCAAGTCCGGAGACCGGTATGAATAA
- a CDS encoding NAD-dependent deacylase yields the protein MKKRLVVLTGAGISAESGLRTFRGNDGMWEHENIDDVCTPEGYARDKKRVKDFYNFLRKGLPEHKPNAAHLALVELEKRLGNEFLLVTQNVDDLHERAGSRQVLHMHGDLNRLTCEKNPEHRFMYKADETMETRCPFCGAMSRPDIVFFGEQPLYMEEIQQALIECEEFVYIGTSSVVYPAAGFKSIAKRYGAKVTCLNLEVPQYDPDTDVCIQGKATDIVPKWCKAFK from the coding sequence ATGAAAAAACGTCTTGTAGTACTTACCGGCGCAGGCATCAGCGCAGAATCCGGACTGAGAACTTTCCGCGGCAACGACGGCATGTGGGAGCACGAGAATATCGACGACGTGTGCACACCCGAAGGCTACGCCCGCGACAAGAAGCGCGTCAAGGACTTCTACAATTTCCTGCGTAAGGGGCTTCCCGAACACAAGCCCAACGCCGCCCACCTGGCCCTGGTAGAACTGGAAAAACGTCTCGGTAACGAGTTCCTGCTGGTAACCCAGAACGTAGACGACCTTCACGAACGTGCCGGCAGCCGCCAGGTTCTCCACATGCACGGCGACCTGAATCGACTGACCTGCGAAAAGAATCCAGAGCATCGCTTTATGTACAAGGCCGACGAGACCATGGAAACCCGCTGCCCCTTCTGCGGAGCCATGAGCCGGCCCGACATCGTATTCTTCGGCGAGCAGCCCCTGTACATGGAAGAAATCCAGCAGGCCCTGATTGAATGCGAAGAATTCGTATACATCGGAACCAGCAGCGTGGTCTACCCCGCCGCCGGATTCAAGAGCATAGCCAAGCGCTACGGCGCCAAGGTTACCTGCCTGAACCTAGAAGTACCCCAGTACGATCCCGATACGGACGTATGTATCCAAGGCAAGGCTACCGACATCGTTCCCAAGTGGTGCAAGGCATTTAAGTAA
- a CDS encoding ABC transporter ATP-binding protein produces the protein MNIAPVLSVRNLSVAFGFSKGKKGTFICKEGKPLQVTDKVSFDIRPGEFFALVGESGCGKSVTAMSILRLLPQPSAQIVSGEVLFNRSVILSDSSSEEESSAVDLVKLPIAELQKYRGSKIACIFQEPMQALNPVLTIKKQLLEVLRSEKSKKEESLEVIRQQLAAAGFSDPNRVLDSYPHELSGGMLQRVCIVMALLAKPNLIIADEPTTALDVTVQAQVLAVLKEMASKSGTAVLLITHNMGIVSQYADRVAVMYAGRIVETGPVDQVINEPLHPYTQGLLAAIPESHSQMKNLRSIPGSVPHPRDFVAGCRFADRCEVCSCGSEELQAGCRSAQRPPCIGNVQDAFGHIAFCFRKL, from the coding sequence ATGAACATCGCTCCAGTCCTATCGGTGAGAAATCTTTCTGTTGCCTTTGGTTTTTCCAAGGGCAAGAAAGGTACTTTCATCTGTAAGGAAGGAAAGCCTTTGCAGGTGACGGACAAGGTCAGCTTTGATATCCGCCCCGGTGAATTCTTTGCGCTGGTGGGGGAGTCTGGCTGTGGCAAGAGTGTTACCGCCATGAGCATCCTGAGATTGCTTCCGCAGCCCAGCGCCCAGATTGTTAGCGGCGAAGTTCTGTTTAACCGTTCCGTCATTCTGAGCGACTCCTCCTCTGAGGAAGAATCCAGTGCAGTAGACTTGGTTAAACTGCCTATTGCTGAATTGCAGAAATATCGCGGTTCCAAGATTGCCTGTATTTTCCAGGAACCCATGCAGGCTCTCAATCCGGTACTGACCATCAAGAAGCAGCTTCTTGAAGTTTTGAGGAGTGAAAAGTCCAAGAAGGAAGAAAGCCTTGAGGTCATCCGTCAGCAGCTAGCTGCAGCAGGATTTTCAGACCCCAATCGAGTGCTTGATTCCTATCCCCATGAGCTTTCCGGTGGCATGCTCCAGCGCGTATGTATTGTGATGGCGCTTCTTGCTAAGCCCAACCTGATTATCGCTGATGAACCTACCACCGCTTTGGATGTGACAGTACAGGCTCAGGTTCTTGCTGTCCTGAAGGAAATGGCTTCCAAGTCCGGTACTGCGGTTCTTCTCATTACGCACAACATGGGCATTGTGTCCCAGTATGCGGACCGCGTGGCGGTCATGTATGCGGGGCGTATCGTGGAGACGGGCCCTGTGGACCAGGTCATCAACGAACCTCTTCATCCCTATACCCAGGGGCTGTTGGCTGCCATTCCTGAAAGCCACAGCCAGATGAAGAACCTAAGATCCATTCCCGGTTCTGTTCCCCACCCGAGGGATTTTGTCGCCGGTTGCCGATTTGCAGACCGCTGTGAAGTTTGTTCCTGTGGAAGCGAAGAACTCCAGGCTGGCTGCCGCTCGGCGCAAAGACCGCCTTGCATTGGAAACGTGCAAGACGCTTTCGGCCATATTGCCTTCTGTTTCCGCAAACTTTAA